The following proteins are encoded in a genomic region of Oncorhynchus keta strain PuntledgeMale-10-30-2019 chromosome 6, Oket_V2, whole genome shotgun sequence:
- the LOC118385619 gene encoding ADP-ribosylation factor-like protein 3 isoform X2, translating to MGEVEKKLKGTTEQELRIVLLGLDNAGKTTLLKQLSSEDVNTITPTQGFNIKSLTSHGMKLNVWDIGGQRKIRPFWKKYLENTDLLIYVIDSTDKKRFEETGLELSELIDEENLKGVPVLIFANKQDLATASPASEIAEGLNLHTYRDRAWQIQACSAVSGEGVQDGMNWISNNIVNKKIDD from the exons ATGGGAGAAGTTGAAAAG AAATTAAAAGGAACCACAGAACAGGAACTTCGGATAGTCCTCCTGGGTCTAGACAACGCTGGCAAAACAACGCTGCTAAAACAGCTATCATCCGAGGATGTCAACACCATTACTCCCACACAG GGCTTCAACATTAAGAGTCTCACGTCTCACGGAATGAAACTGAACGTGTGGGACATTGGAGGACAGAGGAAGATCAGACCCTTCTGGAAGAAATATCTGGAAAACACAGATTTGTTG ATATATGTCATAGACAGTACAGACAAGAAGCGGTTTGAAGAAACAGGACTG GAGCTATCAGAGCTGATTGATGAGGAGAACCTGAAGGGGGTTCCGGTGCTCATCTTCGCTAACAAGCAGGACCTGGCCACAGCCTCGCCCGCCAGCGAGATCGCAGAGGGCCTGAACCTGCACACATACCGCGACCGGGCGTGGCAGATCCAGGCCTGCTCAGCTGTCTCTGGAGAGGGTGTACAG GACGGCATGAACTGGATTTCCaacaacattgtaaataagaagatAGACGACTAA
- the LOC118385619 gene encoding ADP-ribosylation factor-like protein 3 isoform X1: protein MGEVEKGFFSVLQKLKGTTEQELRIVLLGLDNAGKTTLLKQLSSEDVNTITPTQGFNIKSLTSHGMKLNVWDIGGQRKIRPFWKKYLENTDLLIYVIDSTDKKRFEETGLELSELIDEENLKGVPVLIFANKQDLATASPASEIAEGLNLHTYRDRAWQIQACSAVSGEGVQDGMNWISNNIVNKKIDD from the exons ATGGGAGAAGTTGAAAAG GGGTTCTTTTCGGTCCTACAGAAATTAAAAGGAACCACAGAACAGGAACTTCGGATAGTCCTCCTGGGTCTAGACAACGCTGGCAAAACAACGCTGCTAAAACAGCTATCATCCGAGGATGTCAACACCATTACTCCCACACAG GGCTTCAACATTAAGAGTCTCACGTCTCACGGAATGAAACTGAACGTGTGGGACATTGGAGGACAGAGGAAGATCAGACCCTTCTGGAAGAAATATCTGGAAAACACAGATTTGTTG ATATATGTCATAGACAGTACAGACAAGAAGCGGTTTGAAGAAACAGGACTG GAGCTATCAGAGCTGATTGATGAGGAGAACCTGAAGGGGGTTCCGGTGCTCATCTTCGCTAACAAGCAGGACCTGGCCACAGCCTCGCCCGCCAGCGAGATCGCAGAGGGCCTGAACCTGCACACATACCGCGACCGGGCGTGGCAGATCCAGGCCTGCTCAGCTGTCTCTGGAGAGGGTGTACAG GACGGCATGAACTGGATTTCCaacaacattgtaaataagaagatAGACGACTAA
- the LOC118384935 gene encoding myozenin-3-like, translating to MQEPDCDLAKQRKQLVQELCMEKQGEHFDLGKKISVPQDVMMEELNLRSNIGSRMYQERQKRVERFTLENVAPDTHRVVPHDPQQPGHSSRHNQGALQGGKNNYHTEVYIGQPGRNSLVRSLKNTIDSKGNPSVLAPGYNGPLKEVPHERFNVTVIPKAYCSPWQIQHHNGNSDKLQSAISAHLPELPQKLTPNNYRCFNRAPMPFGGTAGSVRMFPLPGFELLQAHTEPSRTWESICDRPNFNRTPRGWAAHYTAETETSDL from the exons ATGCAGGAACCagactgtgacctggccaagcaGAGGAAACAGTTGGTCCAGGAACTGTGCATGGAAAAACAAGGAG AGCACTTTGACCTGGGGAAGAAGATCAGCGTTCCTCAGGATGTGATGATGGAAGAGCTTAACCTGCGGTCTAACATAGGTTCCAGAATGTaccaggagagacagaagagggtgGAGAGGTTCACCTTGGAGAATGTAGCACCAGACACTCACAGGGTGGTGCCCCACGACCCCCAGCAGCCAGGCCATAGCAGTAGACACAACCAGGGAGCCTTACAAGGGGGGAAGAATAATTACCACACAGAGGTCTATATTGGACAACCAGGAAGAAACAGCCTAGTGAGATCCCTGAAGAACACAATAGACAGTAAGGgaaaccccagtgtcctggcccCAG GTTACAATGGGCCTCTGAAAGAAGTTCCTCATGAGAGGTTCAACGTCACTGTGATTCCCAAGGCCTACTGCTCCCCATGGCAGATTCAGCACCATAACGGTAACAGTGACAAGCTGCAGTCTGCCATCTCTGCCCATCTCCCTGAGCTGCCACAGAAGCTCACCCCAAACAACTACAGGTGCTTCAACAG GGCCCCGATGCCATTTGGGGGGACAGCAGGTAGTGTGAGGATGTTCCCCCTGCCAGGGTTTGAGCTCCTGCAGGCCCATACTGAACCGAGTCGGACCTGGGAGAGCATATGTGACCGGCCCAACTTCAACCGCACCCCAAGGGGCTGGGCTGCCCACTACACTGCTGAAACAGAGACTTCAGACCTCTGA